The nucleotide sequence CCTTTAAATATCGGAGTAGATAATTGTTAACTGCACAATGGGTATTAGCTTGGATTATGGGTTTGTCTGACAGCATTGCcacagtacggagtacgtcAATATCCGGATACAGTCAGGACATCTGTCAACGGAAATAGAACAGGCATCAATTATACTGTTATAATGCATAGCCTGTGAAGGTACAATCTGGTCATTCTTGCTCTGCTTGACAGGTTAATATTTGCTTTATGGATTACATATGGTCGTAGTGATATACTCCAGATATATATTTTTACATGACATATCATGTGCATCCTGAATAACGACAGCAACTGATCTTTCAGTCAATATATCACTAAACAATGGTCATTctaagaaaaaaaaaaaaaatagccAGAATGACTACAATTAGTAGTGTTTCTTATAAAGTACATGGATTGTAGAATCGTGCCTCTCCACGGCAGAACACCGCCTCCGCGGAATGCCAGCTACAATCCATCTCCGAATGCTCAGTCTACTCCGAAGAGATGAACAACCACCCACCCCAGGTGGAATCACTCATTTTTGATCGCAATCTTGCAACTCACTCCAGTCTCGTCCCCATGCTGGCAGGTGACTGCCATCAACCACCAAAATGCCGGACAATGCGTCCATAAACTCCTCCAACCCCGCGTCCCGCTCCGTCTATCCCAAAGGCCCCAGTTTCACCCTCGAAGACTTCTCAAACCGCGACTTCATCGTCAAGGAATTCATCGAGTCCCTCTCCGACAGCGCAATCTCCAACCGTCGCTCGACCATCGGATCCGCCAGCGGAAACCAACCATTCGACCCCAAACCGCTCATTCGCACGTTTGAAAATGCGCAACGCCGACTGGGTGAGTTATCCGGTGATCTGGAGATTAAAGAGAATGAACTGTCAGCAGCGGCTCGACGAGCAGAAGCACAACACGCGCAGAATGTCAGCTCCCTCGGGCGGAAACTGAAGCAGACGATCGACTCGTTCCAGCAACTGGACACGTCGCTGAATGGAGCAGGTCTTCCTAGCAGCGAGGTGACGGGTGGAACGGGGAATATGGCTGTTGAGACCGGGAAACGGTTGGAAGAGCTCGACCGGCAGAGACGTCGGGCGCTGGATGCGCATTTTCTGCTCGAGTGCTGGGATGGGGTTTGCAATAGGGGAGATCTTACGTTGTTGGAGAACCTACGGAGGTCGGGTAGTGGTGAGGCCAAGGTGCGCTCGGCTCATATTGCGCGGCAATTGCTGCGGATTAGCCAGAGGCTTGATCCTAAGAGTTGGGATGAGTCTGGTGGGAAGACGAATGGTGCGTTCGATAGCTCCTCGTCTCTGAACGAGGACGCGGATGGCGGCAGCAAGCGGAACACAAGAGAAATTATTGAGAAGTTCTCGGAAACTCTCGAGAAGGACCTGTTGAAGCAGTTCGACGATTTCTACCGGAAAGCCAACTTCGAAGGCATGAAGGATTGTGCGACGGTTCTCCAGGATTTCAATGGAGGTTCAAGTGTCATCGCTTTGTTCGTCAATCAACATCAGTTCTTCATCGACCGCAGTCAATTGGTTACAGAGGAAGTGGGAGTTGATCCAGAGTCGTGGGAGAAACTGGCCGATCCGGATGCTGAACCTCTGAAAGTCGAGCCCAGTCTCCAGTCGCTGATTGACGAGGTGAAAGTTGTGGTTCAGGAGGAATCAGCTATCATCAAACGCGCCTTTCCGTACTATGAACAGGTTCTTGGAAAATTCCTCCAACGTGTGTTCCAACAGTCCATCCAGCAAAGACTCGAGATGGTGTTGGATAATGCCAGTAGTGTCTCTTTGCTGGCGTTCTTGCGATCTCTGCAGAGCTCGCGCAACTACATTGGTGCCCTAGTCGATGATCTGAAATTGCACGGGTTGACAGAGCACCCGGATCCAATATCCTCACAGACGGCGCTGGTTTTGGACCAGCAATTAGAGGACTTGTTCATACCATATTTCGCTGGTTCATCCTACATTgaaagggagaagaagaacctggAAGAATTATACACGTCTCTGCTGTTCAAGTTTACAACTTTCCACGCCCGACGAAAGAAGGCTGCAACGACGTTCATGGCGTCGCTGGCAAAGTCGGGAACGGAATTCCTCGCTTCTGCTAGAGATGCTTATATCAACCGTCTCGAATCGTCAGAGTACTCGCCAACGCAAAGAAGAATGCTGCTCCAGTTGGCCGGTCTGCGAGAGTCTAGCGATTCTCAACGCCCGAGTGAAGTCAAGCTGACCGAGGAGGACGGTCTTCTAAGTCTATCGGATGCAAAGCGCATGCTCAAATGGCTCGCAGAGGCAGTTGGCCGTGGCCTGGAATTGAGCGTAAACAACGAAACGTCAAGAGATGTATCCGCGCTTCTGAACCTCCTGCTTTCAATGATGGGTGAAGGATACATTGAAGTCTGCCTCGACGCTGCTCTTGACGCCGCGACGTCGCAGGAAACGGCCAAGAATGAGCCGGACTTTGCATACTTGCCCGGTGTTCGGAGCGCCATCGGCGTCACGAACTTGATGGTTATGTGCATCAACACGGTACTTATCCCGCTTGCGGCGGGCAACATCACGGCGCGGAGAgaaatggaaaagaaaaccaaCCTGACTACAATGCGTATTGAAGAGAAGATCAATACGATTGAACAGAAGACTATCGATGCCGTCTTGACGTGGGTAGGCAAGCTTCTATCGGGTCAGAAGAAGAATGATTTCAGACCCAAAGAAGGCGATAACGCGGCCTGGTTGGAGAAGCTGCAGACGCCCGTAAGTCACCTCCCCCGGAAATCCACTACAGCCTACTAATGTGACTAGACATGCGCATCGATCTGTACCTTCTTAACCCGCGTGCAAAACCTCGCACTCTCGTCGCTACCATCTAGCGGCCCCAATGTCCGCCAACTACTAACAGAAATCGCCTTCGGAGCCCGCAACCTCCTCCTGGAGCACTTCAAGCGCTTCGTCGTCAACGGCACCGGAGGCCTCATGGTCACCAAGGACATGACGCAGTACACAGACCTCTTGAAATCATGGGACATCGACGAACAAGTCAAAGCACCCGGCGGCGCCCTGGACGTCCTCCTCGAAGTCGGCAGTCTCTTCGTCATCGGATCTGAAGCTCTCCGCGAACGGATCCGCGGCGGCGCTAATACCGGAGGATCGGGTAATAATGCTGGTGCGCGGTCCGGACGGGGTGGCGGGGGTGGGACGACGCAGGTTGGAGCCGGGGCTGGGCTTAATGTACAAGAAGTGCGGGCGTATGTGTCGAGGAGAGAGGATTCGAATACGGCTGCGGTGCAAAATGTGCTTAATGTTTTGTAATCGtttcttgttttttttttttttttgcataTCGTAAGAATGGTACTTGGGGGCTGTGTTGGAGGATATATACCCTAATACATGTGTCTTGT is from Aspergillus chevalieri M1 DNA, chromosome 8, nearly complete sequence and encodes:
- the SEC10 gene encoding exocyst subunit SEC10 (BUSCO:EOG09260WUS;~COG:U;~EggNog:ENOG410PH9F;~InterPro:IPR009976,IPR033960;~PFAM:PF07393;~TransMembrane:1 (o640-659i);~go_component: GO:0000145 - exocyst [Evidence IEA];~go_component: GO:0005737 - cytoplasm [Evidence IEA];~go_process: GO:0006887 - exocytosis [Evidence IEA]) — encoded protein: MPDNASINSSNPASRSVYPKGPSFTLEDFSNRDFIVKEFIESLSDSAISNRRSTIGSASGNQPFDPKPLIRTFENAQRRLGELSGDLEIKENELSAAARRAEAQHAQNVSSLGRKLKQTIDSFQQLDTSLNGAGLPSSEVTGGTGNMAVETGKRLEELDRQRRRALDAHFLLECWDGVCNRGDLTLLENLRRSGSGEAKVRSAHIARQLLRISQRLDPKSWDESGGKTNGAFDSSSSLNEDADGGSKRNTREIIEKFSETLEKDLLKQFDDFYRKANFEGMKDCATVLQDFNGGSSVIALFVNQHQFFIDRSQLVTEEVGVDPESWEKLADPDAEPLKVEPSLQSLIDEVKVVVQEESAIIKRAFPYYEQVLGKFLQRVFQQSIQQRLEMVLDNASSVSLLAFLRSLQSSRNYIGALVDDLKLHGLTEHPDPISSQTALVLDQQLEDLFIPYFAGSSYIEREKKNLEELYTSLLFKFTTFHARRKKAATTFMASLAKSGTEFLASARDAYINRLESSEYSPTQRRMLLQLAGLRESSDSQRPSEVKLTEEDGLLSLSDAKRMLKWLAEAVGRGLELSVNNETSRDVSALLNLLLSMMGEGYIEVCLDAALDAATSQETAKNEPDFAYLPGVRSAIGVTNLMVMCINTVLIPLAAGNITARREMEKKTNLTTMRIEEKINTIEQKTIDAVLTWVGKLLSGQKKNDFRPKEGDNAAWLEKLQTPTCASICTFLTRVQNLALSSLPSSGPNVRQLLTEIAFGARNLLLEHFKRFVVNGTGGLMVTKDMTQYTDLLKSWDIDEQVKAPGGALDVLLEVGSLFVIGSEALRERIRGGANTGGSGNNAGARSGRGGGGGTTQVGAGAGLNVQEVRAYVSRREDSNTAAVQNVLNVL